DNA sequence from the Nicotiana tomentosiformis chromosome 3, ASM39032v3, whole genome shotgun sequence genome:
tagattggcGTTGCTAAGATTTCCAGtatattttagagtgtaagggagctcaattgaggtatgtatggataaacgtttctcttagaattgaaccccacaatatccaTATAAGTCCCGAGTTGCTCACTGTGAGTTGAacattccgaataagcttgtgccaaaacatatccatgTTCAATATGCAATTTCAATGCTCTTGTTATGTTGTACTCTTATTTTAAGAATGTATTCAAAATATGGGTTGCATGTTTAAATGCCTTGACATgaagttgtgtttcaaatgaaagctaatGACAATTCTATAAGAAATCTCAATGTACCTAAAACTCTGAGTTGCTCATGTGCGTGCTTAAATGTTATGAaatgaaatgccttgttgttggaaATCTATGATGATTGTTGAAAGCAAAATACAAAATATGAGATACAAAGCGAGgaatactaaaagtgaaatatgaaatgtgaaatatgaaatacagcCAACGTGAAAAGTGAAATAGTATAATTGTACTTGATGTCTcttgtgagatggcctagccgatcaggtcgtgattgGACGCCATGTcgtacacatggtggtgacttcATTGGAAAATAGTAactgaaattgtgattgtggttgatgatTCATAtaagatgacctagccgatcgggtcgttatcgAATGCCATGTCGTACATATGGTGGTGACTGTATTGGGAATTGAAATCGAAATGGTGAATAGTTGCAAAATGGTACTAAAGACTTCCCTAacttaaaatatgaaaatttaattGGAAACTTATCTTATCCCTTGTTAGATGTTTGATAAATGTTCAATGCTTTAGCTGATATAATGACTGTTCTTAATTGcattattgttcattctattgagGTGGTGTTTAGCTGTacgtactagtactattcaacggtactaacgtccctttagtCGGGGgaactgcatctttaaatggatgcaggtggttccacaacaggtaGCGTTGATTAGTGATATCGGTACAGCCTCCTcccagcagtcttggtgagccccacttcattatGGAATCAtgtattatatcttttgttcatattgttgtcacattttgaggtatattCGGGGCCTAGGGGCACTATCTTAACACTCTTTTTgtatcttagaggctttgtagacactatatgggttgtatatgagtgCTAGAAAGGTCAAcggattatgttgtgttttggaCTCTTGTTCCACTcaatcataagaatgtgtgtattttgaaacttaataatgacgtaactaatgaaatgatttagtaaTGTATATATGATCTTCCCACTGTCCAATTAATGAAAACATGCTTTCTTTTGATGAtaagtgagttgggtagaaagtgtgtaacatgcttgctcgaccgggtctACTCGGTTAAGCGCTGGTCGCGCTTCCTGAGGTTGGGGCATAAAAAACTTGGTataagagcctaaggttttaaagtatcatAGGATGTCTCAGAGCTGTGTCTGgtagagcccttcttatcagtgtgttgtcgaccacatctataattagggagCAACTTGGACATTACCCTTTTTTGATGTTCTATATCGCGCGTTAGAGCTGAATGTGAAGTTgttctcctctaactcgtgcattgctctaaatttttagtacatggcacctaagaagaaatcaagaactggccaagaagccaatgctgccccaggagtggcagttgattcattacttaggggagctatccagattttggctcagatagtggcttcccaggcccagagatctaatgttgcacccacttcttctagccaGCAAGAGGATTCTACTGGTACCAGGGTGAACATGTTTCTCCAGTTAGATCCTCTAGTTTTCACACGTACTAATCCCGAGGTGGAACCTCAGAATTTcgttgatgagatgcacaagactctccgagttatgcctGCTACTTAGACAAAGGGaatggagttggcctcctaccacctgaaaggggGTGGCCTATTcatggtttgagatgtgggaggattccggtgaggaggggagccctctagtgaggtggagtgagtttgcagaTGCCttcatggatcatttcttgcctgccaagaCTAAATCAGCCCATGCCACTGAGTTTGAGAACTTAAAACAAGGAAacaagagtgtgtgggagtaccatatggtgttcgcgcacctgtccaagtatgttattcacatgatgcccactatggaggctagaatgcatgggtttgtgcagggccttagccctttggttattaacgAGGCTGCCACAACTGCTCTAAATTctaatatgaactatggaaagatggtggcattttttCAAGCTACAGAGACTCGTAAGTTGAAGAACATGATGGAGCAAGAGGGTAGCAGTAAGGCCCGATCCGCGGGCAACCCTGGAGATTCATttggtggtggtaggtcagcattcaggggagggtcatcaggaccatcccagtcttttgttcagtcttcagccagtgcacagccatcagggcccagtcagtAGCAGTGGAGTCATTTCAGGCCCAGTTAAGGCAATaagggaccccaccagcagggtcagTCAGGAGGGATATCCCAGCAGCAACGGAGGCCACCATGCCCCATGTATGGGAAGATGCA
Encoded proteins:
- the LOC138907605 gene encoding uncharacterized protein — translated: MWEDSGEEGSPLVRWSEFADAFMDHFLPAKTKSAHATEFENLKQGNKSVWEYHMVFAHLSKYVIHMMPTMEARMHGFVQGLSPLVINEAATTALNSNMNYGKMVAFFQATETRKLKNMMEQEGSSKARSAGNPGDSFGGGRSAFRGGSSGPSQSFVQSSASAQPSGPSQ